The genomic segment AAGGAGTAGCACTATCTGGATTGGAACCTGGAACAATGCAGCTTTTAGACCCAGGAGAAGATATAAAATTTTCAGAGCCGTCAGATGTTGGAGGAAGTTATGAAGCGTTTATAAGACAGCAACTCAGGGCAATAGCGATTGGTACAGGGATAACATATGAGCAGCTAACAGGAGATTTAACAGGCGTTAATTATTCATCAATCAGAGCTGGATTAATAGAGTTTCGTCGTAGATGTGCTATGCTGCAACACAACATTATGGTATTTCAATTTTGCAGACCAGTATGGAATAGATGGCTAGAATTAGCGTTAGTATCTGGAAAACTTTCTATAGCTAAAGATTTAACAAGTGAGTCATTGAAAGAAGTAAAATGGATACCACAAGGGTTTGATTGGGTTGATCCTTTAAAAGACCAGCAAGCACAACAAATGGCAGTAAGAAATGGCTTTAAAAGTCGATCAGAAGTAGTATCAGAAATGGGTTACGACGTAGAAGAAATTGATCAAGAAATAGCAGAAGATCAAAAGCGAGCAAATAGTCTCAATTTAATATTTGATTCTGATGTTGGGGGAAACAATGTTTCTAAGTAGACCATTAATGCTTGAAGCAAAAAGTTTTGAACTACTATCGCTTCATAGTCAAAAACAACCTATCTTTAAAAACGTAAAACACTATGTAAAGAACAATATAGAAAAGACAGCAATAATACCAATACATGGCATTTTAACTAAAAAACCAGAAGCTTTTGATGATTTTCTAGGTATGACATCGTACGAGAAGATACAAGAGGAAATAGAAGAAGCTTTAGAGGATGAAAAAGTGGAAATAATTCTTTTGGATATAGATAGTCCAGGAGGAGAGGTCAATGGAGTGTTTGACCTGGCTGATTTTATTTACGAATCAAGAGCAAAAAAGAGAATTGTGGCATTAGCAAATGATGATGCTTACTCTGCTGCATATGCTATAGCATCAAGTGCTGAAAAGGTATTTGTGAGCAGAACTTCAGGAGTAGGAAGCATAGGGGTAATAGCAAGTCATATAGATCAAAGTGGATTTAATGAAAAATGTGGAATAAAATATACCACAGTATTTGCAGGAAGTAGAAAAAATGATTTAAATCCACATGAGCCAATGACGTCTGAAAGTCTGGAAAGCTTACAAAAAGAAGTAGACCGACTATATGAAATGTTTGTGCAGCTAATAGCGAGGAACAGAGGTCTTT from the Candidatus Wolbachia massiliensis genome contains:
- a CDS encoding S49 family peptidase, whose translation is MFLSRPLMLEAKSFELLSLHSQKQPIFKNVKHYVKNNIEKTAIIPIHGILTKKPEAFDDFLGMTSYEKIQEEIEEALEDEKVEIILLDIDSPGGEVNGVFDLADFIYESRAKKRIVALANDDAYSAAYAIASSAEKVFVSRTSGVGSIGVIASHIDQSGFNEKCGIKYTTVFAGSRKNDLNPHEPMTSESLESLQKEVDRLYEMFVQLIARNRGLSIEKIRSTEAGLYFGERAIEIGLADGMTILSSINKNRSITMNEQTTTDLETDNLTKYRNEVLELIRLCNLSRMPEKIEEFIEESVSVEQAREVLMEL